A window of Stenotrophomonas indicatrix genomic DNA:
TTCCGGCGCCACCGCGGCGAACGTCACGCCAGTGGCCGGGGCGATGCTGTCGATATGGCCGCGCAGCCGCGTGCCGGGAAATACATCCACCGTCAGTTCGACCTGCTGCCCCGGCTGCATGCGGGTCATCTGCGTTTCCTGGAAGTTGGCGACCACGAAGGCGCGCTGCAGCGGCACCACCGCGGCCACCGGCGTGCCCGGGGTCAGGTAGGCGCCGACGCGCACTGCGCGGCGTCCCACCACGCCATCGATCGGTGCACGCAGCTCGGTGTGCGAAAGATCCAGTTCGGCGCGCGCCTGTGCGGCTTCGGCGCGCTGCACGGCCGCCTGTGCGGCCTGCACCCCGGCAGCGAGGATGTCGGTGCGCTGGCGTGCGGTCGACAACGCGGCCTGTCCCTGTTGCAGATGTGCACTGGCCACGGCCTGCTTCGACTGCGCCTGCTGCGCGTTCTGCACGGTACCGGCACCGTCGCGGGCCAGCTCGCGGTAACGCTGCTGGTCGGCGCTGGCCAGGGTCAGTTCGGCGCGGCTGACATCCATACTCGCCTGGGCGTGTTCGATCAGCGAGCCCTGCTGTGCCAGCGCCGCCTGCGCGTTGGCCAGCTGCGCGCGCGCATTGGCCAGGTCGGCGCGGGCGGCCAGCAACGCGACCTGGTAGTCGCGGTCATCGATGCGGGCCAGCACGTCACCGGCCTTCACCGCCTGGTTGTCTTCCACGTTCACCGCGCTGACGAAGCCGGCGATCTTCGGTGCGACCACGGTGTAGTCGGCGACCACATAGGCGTTGTTGGTGGTCTGGTGGCGGCCATCGCGCAGCAGCAGCCAGGCACCACCGGCCAGAAGCAGTACGCCCAGGCCGAGGCCGGCGTTGAGATACGTTCGATTGATTGTCATGGGGGAGTTCCTGCGAAGGGGATCAGGCCACGGCACGTGGCGGATGGATGCGGGTGGGCATCCAGGCAATGAGGGGAATGAAGGCCAGCGCGACCAACGCGACCAGCAGGTAGAGATCGGCCGAGGTCAACGCCTGCACCTGCGCATGCAGGCGCGCGCCAAGCTGCGGCCCTTCGGCCAGCCACGGCTGTTCGCCAAGCCGCTCGACCAGCACGGTGGAGTGGAAATGGCGGCGTCCCTGCGCGACCGCTTCCAGCACGCCGCTGGCCAGCACCGCAGCAAAGCCCTTGACCGTGTTGAACCACGCCGAGGCAAAGGGGCCGTCCTGTGGCGCCAGGCCGCCGGTGGCCAGCATCAGCAACGGCAGCACCGCCATCGGCTGCGCAAACACCTGCAGCAGCTGTACCCACAGGAAGTTGTCGCGTATCCAGCTGACGTCCAGATGCGCGCCCAGCCAGCAGGCCAGCGCCAGCAGGGCCAGGCCGGTGGCCTGCACCCAACGGCAATCGATCGCACGGATGTTCAGCAGTGCGGCGACCAACGGCAGCGCGATGACCTGCGGCACCGCCACCCACAGCAGCATCGGCGCGGTCTGTTGTGGGCGATAGCCCTGCACGCTGGCGAGGAAGCCGGAAGGAATGGAGATCACCGCCAGCAGCACGAACAGCACGCCACCGAGGGTAATCAGCGAGTAGCTGAGGTTGCGGTTGGCCAGCAGCTGCAGCTTGAAGAACGGCAGTGGATGGAACCACTCGTTGATGAAGAACAGCACCAGCAGACCCGCACCACCACCCAGCATCAGCGTGATCAACGACGAGTCGAACCAGTTCAGGCGCGGGCCCTGCACCAGGCCCAGTACCAGCAGCACCAGCGCCGGCAGGCCGAGCATCAGGCCGACGCCGTCGAACTGTGCGAAGCGCTCCAGCCGCAGGGGATCCTGTGGCAGGCCCCAGCCGACCATCGCCATCGCCGCCAGGCAATACGGCACGATCTGCCAGAACGCCCAGTGCCAGCCCACCTGCTCCACCCAGAATGCGGCCAGCGGAGTGCCCATGCTCGGGCCGAAGGTGGCGGTCAGTGCGTAGGCGGCCAGGCCGTACAGCTTGATGCCCGGCGGCAGGAAGCGCAGCGCCACGCTCATCAGCAGCGGCGGCAGCGCGCCCCCACACAGGCCCTGCAATGCGCGCAGCAGCAGAAAGGTCTGCAGGTTGGGGGCGAGCGGGCACAGCACGCCCAGCACCATGAAGCCGCCGATCATCGCCAGCGCAAAGCGGCGCAGCGAGAAGGTGGCTGCGCACCACGGTGCGAATGCCATCGCGCTGACCGACATGGCGCTGTACAGCGCCACGATCCAGCTGCCGTCATCGACGCTGAAACCCATCGCACCGCGGATGTCGGCCAGCGCGACCTTGGTGACGTTCTCGTTGAAACCCGACACCAGCACTGCCAGCAGCACACCGCACAGCCCAACCAGGATGCGCCGGTCGAAGCCGGGGGCAGCGACGGGCCGGGGCACTGCCGGCGCCGCGGGCATGGCGGCCGGCGTGCTCACTGCCGACTGCCGATCCGTGCAGTACACGGCATATATGGAGACATTGGATTGCGCTCGGTGGAACTTTCGGGAGCGCAGTCTAGAAAGGCCGTTGCCTGCGAAAAATGGCGTGCCCGGCATCGCAGGCGTGCGTCCGGCGCACGCCCGCGGGCAATCAGTGGTGGGCCGCCTCGACCGAATCGCACATGCC
This region includes:
- a CDS encoding MFS transporter → MSTPAAMPAAPAVPRPVAAPGFDRRILVGLCGVLLAVLVSGFNENVTKVALADIRGAMGFSVDDGSWIVALYSAMSVSAMAFAPWCAATFSLRRFALAMIGGFMVLGVLCPLAPNLQTFLLLRALQGLCGGALPPLLMSVALRFLPPGIKLYGLAAYALTATFGPSMGTPLAAFWVEQVGWHWAFWQIVPYCLAAMAMVGWGLPQDPLRLERFAQFDGVGLMLGLPALVLLVLGLVQGPRLNWFDSSLITLMLGGGAGLLVLFFINEWFHPLPFFKLQLLANRNLSYSLITLGGVLFVLLAVISIPSGFLASVQGYRPQQTAPMLLWVAVPQVIALPLVAALLNIRAIDCRWVQATGLALLALACWLGAHLDVSWIRDNFLWVQLLQVFAQPMAVLPLLMLATGGLAPQDGPFASAWFNTVKGFAAVLASGVLEAVAQGRRHFHSTVLVERLGEQPWLAEGPQLGARLHAQVQALTSADLYLLVALVALAFIPLIAWMPTRIHPPRAVA
- a CDS encoding HlyD family secretion protein, with the translated sequence MTINRTYLNAGLGLGVLLLAGGAWLLLRDGRHQTTNNAYVVADYTVVAPKIAGFVSAVNVEDNQAVKAGDVLARIDDRDYQVALLAARADLANARAQLANAQAALAQQGSLIEHAQASMDVSRAELTLASADQQRYRELARDGAGTVQNAQQAQSKQAVASAHLQQGQAALSTARQRTDILAAGVQAAQAAVQRAEAAQARAELDLSHTELRAPIDGVVGRRAVRVGAYLTPGTPVAAVVPLQRAFVVANFQETQMTRMQPGQQVELTVDVFPGTRLRGHIDSIAPATGVTFAAVAPENATGNFTKVVQRIPVKIVLEPEQALLGQLRAGMSVEASVDLQRPQRVQSAQRERHRTGGEGA